The uncultured Pseudodesulfovibrio sp. genome includes a region encoding these proteins:
- a CDS encoding DHH family phosphoesterase: MALFRQLDEQVEQLLSLFNKEDNWLILINADPDALASALALKRIMTRRVNAAAIAQINEIKRPDNLSMIRYCRIPTQKLIPNLAAQYDKFALVDSQPHHNPEFKPFEFSVVIDHHPISQDNPVQADFVDIRPKYGSVCTMMTEYLYNMKIRPAKLLATALMYGIRCDTKTFEREFIDADMSAFKYLSKFADSKLMNRISRSEFHLDWMRYFSRAFYNLRRIGHGLFAHCGNVDNPDILVIVADFFTRVHNVAWVVVSGTADDKLVCIFRGDGLRRDMGNMAQKIMNGLGSAGGHKQAARAEVNVSELDGVDPEIFMLKRLGHGRKSSIHRI; encoded by the coding sequence GTGGCACTATTTCGACAACTTGACGAACAGGTGGAGCAGCTGCTCAGCCTGTTCAACAAGGAAGACAACTGGCTGATCCTCATCAACGCCGACCCGGACGCACTGGCCTCGGCACTGGCCCTGAAACGGATCATGACCCGGCGCGTGAACGCCGCGGCCATTGCGCAGATCAATGAGATCAAGCGACCGGACAACCTGTCCATGATCCGTTACTGCCGAATCCCCACCCAGAAGCTCATCCCGAACCTCGCGGCCCAATACGACAAGTTCGCCCTGGTGGATTCACAGCCGCACCACAACCCCGAGTTCAAGCCGTTCGAATTTTCGGTGGTCATCGACCATCACCCGATCTCGCAGGACAATCCGGTCCAGGCCGACTTTGTGGACATCCGTCCCAAGTACGGCTCGGTCTGCACCATGATGACCGAATACCTGTACAACATGAAGATCCGCCCGGCCAAACTGCTGGCCACGGCGCTCATGTACGGCATCCGCTGCGACACTAAGACCTTTGAGCGCGAGTTCATCGACGCGGACATGTCCGCCTTCAAGTACCTGAGCAAGTTCGCGGACTCCAAGCTGATGAACCGCATCAGCCGCAGCGAGTTCCATCTGGACTGGATGCGCTACTTCTCCCGCGCGTTCTACAACCTGCGGCGCATCGGCCACGGATTGTTCGCCCACTGCGGCAACGTGGACAATCCGGACATCCTGGTCATCGTGGCCGACTTCTTTACCCGGGTGCACAACGTGGCCTGGGTGGTTGTCTCGGGCACTGCCGACGACAAGCTTGTCTGCATCTTCCGGGGCGACGGCCTGCGCCGCGACATGGGCAACATGGCCCAGAAGATCATGAACGGGCTCGGCTCGGCGGGCGGTCACAAACAGGCGGCCCGCGCCGAGGTGAACGTATCGGAGCTGGATGGCGTGGACCCTGAAATCTTCATGCTCAAACGTCTCGGGCACGGTCGAAAATCTTCCATCCACAGAATTTAA
- the polA gene encoding DNA polymerase I, with protein MSLKERLNFDKDPLYLIDGTALLYRAFYARADLSRSDGFPTNAINTVMRVLMNLLKDENPTHVGFLMDGKGPTFRNALYDEYKANRPAMPEPLRDQVEPVRRGVELLGVKLLVSEGVEADDCICSLAGRHKADRPVIILATDKDIKQCLDEQVVMVSQIGRKETIHTLDSFREAEGMEPATWPDFQAVIGDSADNIPGIPGVGPVTAHKLFAATGPTLEDVRDNLDKVPEKLRAKVEPEMDNVFTFRELTRMKTDCCEQDLEFFQRQQPDFAELDAFFEEYELRGLQRLLPRDTGAAKPAPAPKAPSAKADAPSESQQLSLFGDPAPANEKAEEPMDVNVAETVDDLPDLGGEDVGLTFEDDAFFIGVNGAEYRYAGPAKELVRKIEHASVIATPSVQDLLRADEAWGHILSGQWFDLSLAAYLLDPEARNYTWARLRQSMFQDGRAEFADAARELHPQSQGLAALAYMEGIRGQVEGAHLNKLMRELEMPLIPVLVGMERAGIAIDDAAFQEFLDEVNDQLAELTRTIIGHAGEEFNIRSSQQLAVVLFDTLGIKAGSKTSTGLRSTANQVLEKIRDQHPIVDAVLEFRMLEKLRSTYLEPLPKMVGEDGRLHTHFNQLATATGRLSSSQPNLQNIPIRGVHGPRMRACFNAQDGNRLAAADYSQVELRVLAHFSKDPALIDAFKHDEDIHARTAALIHEKDIADVTDTERRGAKTINFGLIYGMGVQKLARELKIKQTEAQEFTDKYFEKMATLKAYYDTIVEDALKHGFVTTLAGRRRLLPELHSRNNQLSSQARRQAVNTVIQGSAADIIKMAMVQAHKDKSLKQLEARLILQVHDELIIEAPESNIQEAGARLVEIMQNVAKLDVPLKVDMGVGKNWAEAH; from the coding sequence ATGTCGTTAAAAGAACGCCTCAATTTCGATAAGGACCCGTTGTACCTCATCGACGGTACCGCCCTGCTCTATCGCGCCTTCTACGCCCGCGCCGATCTGTCCCGCTCGGACGGGTTCCCGACCAACGCCATCAATACGGTCATGCGCGTGCTCATGAATCTGCTCAAGGACGAGAACCCGACCCACGTAGGCTTTCTCATGGACGGCAAGGGACCGACCTTCCGCAACGCGTTGTACGACGAGTACAAGGCCAACCGTCCGGCCATGCCCGAGCCGCTCCGCGACCAGGTGGAGCCCGTGCGAAGGGGCGTGGAACTACTCGGCGTCAAGCTGCTGGTCTCCGAGGGCGTGGAGGCCGACGACTGCATCTGCTCCCTGGCGGGACGCCACAAGGCGGACAGGCCGGTGATCATCCTGGCCACGGACAAGGACATCAAGCAGTGCCTGGACGAACAGGTCGTCATGGTCAGCCAGATCGGGCGCAAGGAGACCATCCACACGCTCGACTCCTTCCGCGAAGCCGAAGGCATGGAACCCGCCACATGGCCGGACTTCCAGGCCGTGATCGGCGACTCGGCGGACAACATCCCGGGCATCCCGGGCGTCGGTCCTGTGACCGCGCACAAGCTGTTCGCCGCCACCGGCCCCACGCTGGAGGACGTGCGCGACAACCTGGACAAGGTGCCGGAAAAGCTGCGCGCCAAGGTAGAGCCCGAGATGGACAACGTCTTCACCTTCCGCGAGCTGACGCGGATGAAGACCGACTGCTGCGAGCAGGACCTGGAATTTTTCCAACGGCAACAGCCGGATTTTGCCGAGCTGGACGCCTTTTTCGAGGAATACGAGCTGCGCGGACTGCAGCGGCTTCTGCCCAGGGACACGGGTGCGGCCAAGCCCGCTCCGGCGCCCAAGGCCCCGTCTGCCAAAGCCGACGCTCCCTCGGAGAGCCAGCAGCTCTCTCTGTTCGGCGACCCGGCCCCGGCCAATGAAAAGGCCGAGGAGCCCATGGATGTGAACGTGGCCGAGACCGTGGACGACCTGCCCGACCTGGGCGGCGAGGACGTGGGGCTGACCTTTGAGGACGACGCCTTTTTCATCGGCGTGAACGGCGCCGAGTACCGCTATGCGGGCCCGGCCAAGGAGCTTGTGCGCAAGATCGAGCACGCTTCGGTCATCGCCACCCCGAGCGTGCAGGACCTGCTGCGCGCGGACGAGGCGTGGGGCCACATCCTGTCGGGCCAGTGGTTCGATCTGAGCCTGGCCGCCTACCTGCTCGACCCCGAGGCGCGCAACTACACCTGGGCGCGGCTGCGGCAGTCCATGTTCCAGGACGGCCGGGCCGAGTTCGCGGACGCGGCGCGCGAGCTGCACCCGCAGTCCCAGGGGCTGGCCGCGCTGGCCTATATGGAAGGCATCCGGGGCCAGGTGGAGGGCGCGCACCTGAACAAGCTCATGCGCGAGTTGGAGATGCCGCTCATCCCGGTGCTGGTCGGCATGGAACGGGCGGGCATCGCCATCGACGACGCGGCGTTCCAGGAATTTCTGGACGAGGTCAACGACCAGCTCGCAGAGCTGACCCGGACGATCATCGGCCACGCGGGCGAGGAGTTCAATATCCGCTCCAGCCAGCAACTGGCGGTGGTCCTGTTCGACACTCTCGGCATCAAGGCCGGGTCCAAGACGTCCACCGGGCTGCGTTCCACGGCCAACCAGGTGTTGGAGAAGATCCGCGACCAGCATCCCATCGTGGACGCGGTGCTGGAATTCCGCATGCTCGAGAAACTGCGCTCCACCTATCTGGAGCCGCTGCCCAAGATGGTCGGCGAGGACGGCCGCCTGCACACGCATTTCAACCAGTTGGCCACGGCCACGGGCAGGCTTTCCAGCTCCCAGCCGAACCTGCAGAACATCCCCATCCGTGGGGTCCACGGCCCAAGGATGCGCGCCTGCTTCAACGCGCAAGACGGCAACCGGCTGGCCGCGGCTGACTACTCGCAGGTCGAGCTGCGCGTCCTGGCCCACTTCTCCAAGGACCCGGCGCTGATCGACGCCTTCAAGCACGACGAGGACATCCACGCGCGCACGGCGGCCCTGATCCACGAAAAGGACATCGCGGACGTGACCGACACCGAACGGCGCGGGGCCAAGACCATCAACTTCGGCCTGATCTACGGCATGGGTGTGCAGAAACTGGCCCGCGAGCTGAAGATCAAGCAGACCGAGGCCCAGGAGTTCACGGACAAATACTTCGAGAAGATGGCCACGCTCAAGGCGTACTACGACACCATCGTCGAGGACGCCCTCAAGCACGGCTTCGTGACCACCCTGGCCGGACGCCGCCGCCTCCTGCCCGAACTCCACTCCCGCAACAACCAGCTTTCGTCCCAGGCTCGCCGCCAGGCGGTCAACACGGTCATCCAGGGCTCGGCCGCAGACATCATCAAGATGGCCATGGTCCAGGCCCACAAGGACAAGTCCCTCAAACAACTCGAAGCCCGTCTCATCCTCCAGGTACACGATGAACTCATCATCGAGGCCCCGGAATCCAACATTCAGGAAGCGGGCGCGCGCCTAGTGGAAATCATGCAGAACGTCGCCAAACTGGACGTCCCACTCAAGGTAGACATGGGTGTTGGGAAGAATTGGGCGGAAGCTCATTAG
- a CDS encoding DUF3800 domain-containing protein translates to MTSYSFFIDESGDTSIEITKKGVSRWYVLVSLMVERNQEANVCNEAKIISKRCFSGAEIKSSKVGNNVKRRRRILTLISKLNIKYYAFAVDKQRIYADCGLQHKPSFYKFLNGMLFQRITTASHNPNITIDNHGRSDFMESFKKYTKKKLNLPLLSDHIFSYVDSSENYLVQLADFIAGTIARRLEGKESENLTEIVKDKQIHLHYWPPIISKYDDLSILDSTDKFNQIVQEQSVRIAENYIHKFIESLDTETQLKVQALNFLLQRFAEDPNEYIYSDTIIKHLDDVGFSGLSRQSLRSGVVAPLRDEGVVIASCSKKGYKIPYNTNDMHQFVKTVDGVVVPYIARLDAAREIMLIASGGEYDIVSSKQFPSLTNYLDSSQTIP, encoded by the coding sequence ATGACATCATATTCATTTTTTATTGACGAGTCCGGTGACACAAGTATCGAAATCACCAAAAAGGGCGTCAGTCGCTGGTACGTATTAGTCTCTTTAATGGTTGAGAGAAATCAAGAAGCAAATGTATGCAATGAAGCTAAAATAATTTCTAAGAGGTGCTTCTCCGGTGCTGAGATAAAATCAAGTAAGGTTGGAAATAATGTTAAGCGACGCCGTCGCATTCTAACACTTATTAGCAAGCTTAATATAAAATACTATGCTTTTGCCGTTGATAAACAGCGCATATATGCTGATTGTGGGCTACAGCATAAACCATCCTTTTATAAATTTCTAAATGGTATGCTTTTTCAACGCATTACAACGGCATCCCATAACCCTAATATTACTATTGACAACCATGGTCGTAGCGATTTTATGGAATCATTTAAAAAATACACCAAGAAAAAATTAAATTTACCATTACTATCAGACCACATTTTTAGCTACGTCGATAGCAGTGAAAACTACTTAGTCCAGTTGGCAGATTTTATTGCAGGCACTATAGCGAGGAGATTAGAGGGAAAAGAATCTGAAAATCTTACTGAAATAGTGAAAGACAAACAAATCCATTTACACTATTGGCCCCCTATCATTTCAAAATATGATGACTTATCTATTTTAGATAGCACTGATAAATTCAATCAGATTGTGCAGGAACAGAGCGTAAGAATAGCTGAAAATTATATTCATAAATTCATTGAATCTCTAGATACGGAGACTCAACTGAAAGTACAGGCTCTTAACTTTCTATTACAAAGGTTTGCTGAAGATCCAAATGAATACATTTACAGCGATACAATCATTAAACATCTTGATGATGTTGGATTTTCTGGACTCAGCAGACAAAGTCTGCGTAGTGGTGTAGTAGCACCTCTCCGTGATGAAGGAGTCGTAATAGCAAGTTGCAGCAAAAAGGGATACAAAATACCCTATAACACGAATGATATGCACCAGTTTGTTAAAACGGTTGATGGAGTTGTTGTCCCCTATATTGCACGATTAGATGCAGCTAGAGAGATCATGCTAATAGCGAGTGGAGGAGAATACGATATCGTTTCCAGCAAGCAGTTCCCTAGTTTAACTAACTACTTAGATTCTTCCCAGACTATTCCCTAA
- a CDS encoding multidrug efflux RND transporter permease subunit, whose product MFVRFFIDRPIFASVVAIIILLVGGLSLFALPIAQYPQISPPSVSVKATYTGADAATVEQSVAAPIEEQVNGAQDMMYMKSISANDGSLNLTVTFELGRDLELATVDVQNRVNLASPQLPQEVRNTGISVRKQSPEFVLIVSLTSDRPEYDTLFLNNYGKINLYDALRRIEGVGDVNMFGDLDYGMRLWLDPDRLASYNLTVSDVINAVEEQNTQAPAGQIGMPPTPKDQQFQMTLRVKGRLADPDEFGNIILKAASDGSIVRIQDVARVELGAKNYFTFARLNGQANASMLIYQLPGSNALDVAKQVRATMEDLSRYFPEGVHYSIPYDTTRFVNSSIDEVMSTLYEALILVFLVVFIFLQNWRTTVIPMVCVPVSLIGTFALFPMLGFSINTLTLFGLVLAIGIVVDDAIVVVEATQRNIDDEGMSPKDATKKAMSEVTGPVIASTLVLIAVFIPVAFMGGITGQLYKQFALTLSVSVAISSVNALTLSPALSALILRPYTPIRGPLGWFFTKFNTVFDWVTTRYNKAVAAMVRRAFMGVLVVAVLIGACGGLFSILPSSFVPDEDQGYFIINVSLPEGASLERSDAVMKKVETYLKSAPGVHNYVVLGGFNLLTGAYSSYTSAVFVVLDDWSERETPDLSLASIMGKAQKEFWGIQEAVVMAFSPPPIPGLSSTGGLQFELQDRSGNSVAELAAVTKQYIAEASKRPEIANLFTTFSDSVPQYFVEIDRDKAKKLGVPISDVFKTLQTYLGGYYINDFNKYGRTYRVMAQAESQFRTRLEDLNRFYMRSNTGQMVPLSTLSHAKRISGPEYIQRYNVFRTVEINAATPAGYSSGQTIAAMEDVAAKNLPDGYGYDWTAIAYQEKSAGGQVGIIFGLAIVMVFLVLAAQYESWTTPFAVILCVPLGIFGAMSAQWMRGLDNNVYAQVGLVMLIGLAAKNAIMIVEYAKDKHDSGMSILEAAKAAASLRFRPILMTSFAFILGVIPLVRASGAGSASRHALGTSVFGGMIAATVLGVLVVPSLYTAIQGAGSWLGGLLRREGIANKKEK is encoded by the coding sequence ATGTTCGTCCGCTTCTTCATCGACCGGCCCATCTTCGCCTCGGTTGTGGCCATCATCATCCTGCTGGTGGGCGGGCTGTCCCTCTTTGCCCTGCCCATCGCCCAGTATCCGCAGATCTCGCCGCCTTCGGTCAGCGTCAAGGCCACCTACACCGGCGCCGACGCCGCCACCGTGGAGCAGTCCGTTGCCGCCCCCATCGAGGAGCAGGTCAACGGCGCCCAGGACATGATGTACATGAAGTCCATCTCGGCCAACGACGGTTCCCTGAACCTGACCGTCACCTTCGAGCTGGGCCGCGACCTGGAGCTGGCCACCGTTGACGTGCAGAACCGCGTCAACCTGGCGTCGCCCCAGTTGCCACAGGAAGTGCGCAACACCGGCATCTCGGTGCGCAAGCAGTCTCCGGAGTTCGTGCTCATCGTCTCCCTGACCTCGGACAGGCCGGAATACGATACCCTTTTTCTGAACAACTACGGCAAGATCAACCTCTATGACGCCCTGCGGCGCATCGAGGGTGTCGGCGACGTGAACATGTTCGGTGATCTGGACTACGGCATGAGGCTGTGGCTCGACCCGGACCGTCTGGCCTCCTACAACCTGACGGTCAGCGACGTGATCAACGCGGTCGAGGAGCAGAATACCCAGGCTCCGGCCGGTCAGATCGGCATGCCCCCCACGCCCAAGGACCAGCAGTTCCAGATGACCCTGCGCGTCAAGGGCCGGCTGGCCGATCCCGACGAGTTCGGCAACATCATCCTCAAGGCCGCCAGCGACGGGTCCATCGTTCGTATCCAGGACGTGGCCCGCGTGGAACTGGGGGCCAAGAACTACTTCACCTTCGCGCGCCTCAACGGTCAGGCCAACGCCTCCATGCTCATCTACCAACTGCCCGGCTCCAACGCTCTGGACGTGGCCAAGCAGGTGCGGGCGACCATGGAGGATCTGTCCCGCTATTTCCCGGAAGGCGTCCATTATTCCATCCCGTACGACACCACCCGGTTCGTGAACTCGTCCATCGACGAGGTCATGTCCACCCTGTACGAGGCTCTGATCCTCGTCTTCCTGGTGGTCTTCATCTTCCTGCAGAACTGGCGTACGACCGTCATTCCCATGGTCTGCGTGCCGGTCTCCCTGATCGGTACCTTCGCCCTGTTCCCGATGCTCGGGTTCTCCATCAACACCCTGACCCTGTTCGGTCTGGTTCTGGCCATCGGTATCGTCGTGGACGACGCCATCGTGGTCGTGGAGGCGACCCAGCGCAACATCGACGACGAGGGCATGTCGCCCAAGGACGCCACCAAGAAGGCCATGAGCGAGGTCACCGGCCCGGTCATTGCCAGTACATTGGTGCTCATCGCGGTGTTCATCCCCGTTGCCTTCATGGGCGGCATCACCGGCCAGCTGTACAAGCAGTTCGCCCTGACCCTGTCCGTGTCCGTGGCCATTTCCTCGGTCAACGCCCTGACCCTGTCGCCCGCCCTGTCAGCCCTGATATTGCGGCCGTACACGCCCATCCGGGGGCCGCTGGGCTGGTTCTTCACCAAGTTCAACACGGTCTTCGACTGGGTCACCACGCGCTACAACAAGGCCGTAGCGGCCATGGTCCGGCGCGCCTTCATGGGCGTGCTCGTGGTGGCCGTGCTGATCGGTGCCTGCGGCGGGTTGTTCTCCATCCTGCCGTCCAGCTTCGTGCCGGACGAGGACCAGGGTTACTTCATCATCAACGTCTCCCTGCCCGAAGGCGCCTCGCTCGAGCGCTCCGACGCGGTCATGAAAAAGGTCGAGACGTACCTCAAGAGTGCGCCGGGCGTGCACAACTATGTCGTGCTCGGCGGGTTCAACCTGCTCACCGGAGCTTATTCCTCGTACACCTCGGCGGTCTTCGTCGTGCTGGACGACTGGTCCGAGCGCGAGACGCCCGACCTATCGCTCGCGTCCATCATGGGCAAGGCGCAGAAGGAATTCTGGGGTATCCAGGAAGCGGTTGTCATGGCCTTTTCGCCGCCGCCCATCCCGGGCCTGTCCTCCACAGGCGGTCTGCAGTTCGAATTGCAGGACCGTTCGGGCAACTCCGTGGCCGAGCTGGCCGCCGTGACCAAGCAGTACATCGCCGAAGCGTCCAAGCGCCCGGAGATCGCCAACCTGTTCACGACCTTCAGCGACAGCGTGCCGCAGTACTTCGTGGAGATCGACCGCGACAAGGCCAAGAAGCTCGGCGTGCCCATCTCCGACGTGTTCAAGACGCTGCAGACCTATCTGGGCGGCTACTATATCAACGACTTCAACAAGTACGGGCGCACCTACCGGGTCATGGCCCAGGCCGAGTCCCAGTTCCGCACCCGGCTGGAAGACCTGAACCGGTTCTACATGCGTTCCAACACCGGCCAGATGGTTCCGCTGTCCACCCTGAGCCACGCCAAGCGTATCTCCGGGCCTGAGTACATCCAGCGGTACAACGTCTTCCGCACGGTCGAGATCAACGCGGCCACTCCGGCCGGGTACAGCTCGGGCCAGACCATCGCCGCCATGGAGGACGTGGCCGCCAAGAACCTGCCCGACGGGTACGGCTACGACTGGACGGCCATCGCGTATCAGGAGAAATCGGCGGGCGGACAGGTCGGCATCATCTTCGGTCTGGCCATCGTCATGGTCTTCCTGGTCCTGGCGGCCCAGTATGAAAGCTGGACCACACCGTTCGCGGTCATCCTGTGCGTGCCGCTGGGTATCTTCGGGGCCATGTCGGCCCAATGGATGCGCGGTCTGGACAACAACGTCTACGCCCAGGTCGGCCTGGTCATGCTTATCGGCCTCGCGGCCAAGAACGCGATCATGATCGTGGAGTACGCCAAGGACAAGCACGACTCGGGCATGTCCATTCTGGAAGCTGCCAAGGCTGCGGCGTCCCTGCGGTTCCGGCCCATTCTGATGACCTCGTTCGCCTTCATTCTCGGCGTCATTCCCCTGGTCCGGGCCTCCGGCGCGGGGTCGGCCAGCCGACATGCCCTGGGTACCTCGGTCTTTGGCGGCATGATCGCAGCCACCGTGCTCGGCGTGCTCGTGGTTCCCTCCCTGTATACCGCCATCCAGGGCGCGGGATCGTGGCTCGGGGGGCTGTTGCGCAGAGAGGGCATAGCCAACAAAAAAGAAAAATAG
- a CDS encoding DUF1844 domain-containing protein, with protein sequence MGQNNCRENPMKGIPLGINFTTFIYSLSSSAMVALGEAADPGTGKVAFNKDLAKHTIDVLGMLKQKFDNGLEDDEKKLLCDLVYNLRMAYVNKTK encoded by the coding sequence ATGGGCCAGAACAACTGCAGAGAAAACCCCATGAAGGGTATCCCCCTGGGTATCAATTTCACCACCTTCATCTACTCCCTGTCATCCTCGGCCATGGTTGCCCTGGGCGAGGCCGCCGATCCGGGCACGGGCAAGGTCGCCTTCAACAAGGACCTGGCCAAGCACACCATTGATGTGCTCGGCATGCTCAAGCAGAAATTCGACAACGGCCTGGAGGACGACGAGAAGAAGCTTTTGTGCGACCTCGTCTACAACCTCCGGATGGCCTACGTTAACAAGACAAAATAA
- a CDS encoding transporter substrate-binding domain-containing protein, with translation MCRSILQTLSDKTGKWFSGLCLTLLLLASFAPLSMAAEPLRVAYPDFWPFFTRTEEGYMTGIFYEIVSEALSRMGVSAKWQTYPWSRCQALVRSGDADAMITFPTADRLVYSATHDDPFYMKRLKIFTTTGHPRMKEISEIHSIDDIHRLGLVVVTYHGNGWNDKYIRSRGIKTYESPLIKNVWLMLANHRGDIAIEWPMAAWPLIKEGRVENRIVETDVSLDAMPFHLMINRDCGYASQLPEFNETIKRMRAEGHIKAILSKYEGK, from the coding sequence ATGTGCAGGTCCATCCTTCAAACACTATCCGACAAGACAGGGAAATGGTTTTCGGGCTTGTGCCTGACCTTGCTCCTGTTGGCCTCCTTTGCCCCCTTGTCCATGGCGGCCGAACCCCTGCGCGTGGCCTATCCTGATTTCTGGCCTTTTTTCACCCGTACCGAAGAAGGGTACATGACCGGCATTTTCTACGAGATCGTCAGCGAGGCCCTGTCGCGCATGGGGGTTAGCGCCAAATGGCAGACCTATCCGTGGAGCCGGTGTCAGGCCCTGGTCCGTTCGGGCGATGCCGATGCCATGATCACCTTTCCCACCGCGGATCGTCTGGTCTATTCGGCTACCCACGACGATCCGTTCTACATGAAGCGACTGAAGATCTTCACCACCACGGGCCATCCAAGAATGAAGGAGATTTCGGAGATCCATAGTATCGATGACATCCACCGGCTCGGCCTGGTGGTGGTCACCTACCACGGCAACGGCTGGAACGATAAGTACATCCGCTCCAGGGGCATCAAGACCTACGAATCGCCGTTGATCAAGAATGTCTGGCTCATGCTGGCCAACCACCGGGGCGACATCGCCATCGAGTGGCCCATGGCCGCCTGGCCGCTTATCAAGGAGGGCAGGGTGGAGAACCGTATCGTCGAAACGGACGTCTCGCTCGACGCCATGCCGTTTCATCTGATGATTAACCGCGATTGCGGCTATGCCTCGCAGCTGCCCGAGTTCAACGAGACCATAAAACGGATGCGCGCGGAAGGGCACATCAAGGCCATCCTGTCGAAATATGAAGGAAAGTGA
- a CDS encoding bifunctional adenosylcobinamide kinase/adenosylcobinamide-phosphate guanylyltransferase, whose product MITLVLGGNKSGKSDFALDLLAKSPSPGLFVATGKARDMEFREQIRLHRKSRGPNIEVAEVAEDLPQRLQKAKLSFPAVLVDSLDYWLFACREAGCEPVKVEEFLEVLDNWGSTDLILVSCETGLGPLPAGSAVRAFVRSLGALNQAVAVRADQAFLVAAGLPLTLKQG is encoded by the coding sequence ATGATCACACTGGTGCTCGGCGGCAATAAATCCGGAAAATCCGATTTCGCCCTGGATCTGCTGGCAAAATCGCCCTCTCCCGGGCTGTTTGTGGCCACGGGCAAGGCCCGTGACATGGAATTTCGCGAACAGATTCGGCTTCACCGTAAAAGCAGGGGACCCAATATCGAAGTGGCGGAAGTCGCCGAGGACTTGCCTCAAAGGCTTCAAAAGGCTAAATTGTCGTTTCCTGCCGTGCTGGTGGACAGCCTGGACTATTGGTTGTTCGCCTGTCGCGAAGCCGGATGCGAGCCGGTTAAGGTTGAGGAATTCCTGGAAGTCCTCGACAACTGGGGCTCCACGGATTTGATACTTGTCTCCTGTGAGACAGGGCTTGGACCACTGCCTGCCGGCAGCGCGGTTCGGGCCTTCGTGCGGAGCCTCGGCGCGCTCAACCAAGCTGTCGCCGTGCGGGCCGACCAGGCTTTCCTGGTGGCGGCCGGGCTGCCGTTAACCCTGAAACAGGGATAG
- a CDS encoding efflux RND transporter periplasmic adaptor subunit produces MVNSVLRSATVCGVFLLLSLAFAGCSGDDKKAEQAAPQEAVPMKVVKAETRDVPNWGEWVGQITAHETVEVRARVAGFLIKKNFEEGRTVKKGDLLFVIDPKPFEEDLKQAQSGLEYNQALYDKAAKDLKRFKKLFDEGVVSRDEFESYQTQSATYKAQIADNKAKVENARIQLGYTKIYSPIDGVIGRVQVDVGNLVGQGENTLLATISTMDPIYVSFSISEGDYIRAMRDQQARESGQRPIRLILADGSEYSQPGRFDMVDPTVDPQTGTLGIRVLFPNPENLLKPGQYAKVRVRISNHENAVVVPVTAIMDVQGMKSVYVVGEDGTVKNQPVKLGTQSSTLDVIREGVEAGDMILAEGINRVKPGMKIKPIVVPMEPGNTQQPAASDAGDDAPAQVPAEAVQPATDGAAKTGAE; encoded by the coding sequence ATGGTAAACTCTGTTTTGCGTTCTGCGACGGTCTGTGGTGTTTTTCTGCTTCTTTCCCTGGCCTTTGCCGGATGCTCCGGTGATGACAAGAAGGCGGAGCAGGCCGCTCCCCAGGAAGCGGTTCCGATGAAGGTGGTCAAGGCCGAGACCCGCGACGTGCCCAACTGGGGCGAGTGGGTGGGGCAGATCACCGCCCACGAGACCGTCGAGGTCCGGGCGCGTGTGGCCGGGTTCCTGATCAAGAAGAATTTCGAAGAGGGCAGGACCGTCAAGAAGGGCGACCTGCTCTTTGTCATTGATCCCAAGCCGTTCGAAGAAGATCTGAAACAGGCCCAGTCGGGGCTGGAGTACAATCAGGCTCTCTACGACAAGGCGGCCAAGGACCTGAAGCGGTTCAAGAAGCTGTTTGACGAGGGCGTGGTCAGCCGCGACGAATTCGAGAGCTATCAGACCCAGTCGGCCACCTACAAGGCACAGATAGCCGACAACAAGGCCAAGGTCGAGAACGCCCGAATTCAGCTTGGCTACACCAAGATCTATTCGCCCATCGACGGTGTTATCGGCCGTGTGCAGGTGGATGTCGGCAACCTGGTGGGCCAGGGCGAGAATACGCTTCTGGCGACCATCTCCACCATGGACCCGATCTATGTCAGCTTCAGCATCAGCGAGGGCGACTACATCCGGGCCATGCGCGACCAGCAGGCACGGGAGTCCGGCCAGCGGCCCATCCGTTTGATCCTGGCCGACGGCAGCGAGTATAGCCAGCCCGGCCGCTTCGACATGGTCGATCCCACCGTGGACCCGCAGACCGGCACGCTCGGCATCCGGGTGCTTTTCCCCAATCCCGAGAACCTGCTCAAGCCCGGTCAGTACGCCAAGGTTCGGGTACGCATTTCCAACCATGAGAACGCGGTGGTCGTCCCGGTCACGGCGATCATGGACGTACAGGGCATGAAGTCCGTGTACGTGGTCGGCGAGGACGGAACGGTCAAGAACCAGCCGGTCAAGCTCGGCACCCAGTCTTCCACTTTGGATGTTATCCGCGAGGGCGTCGAGGCGGGGGACATGATCCTGGCCGAAGGCATCAACAGGGTCAAACCCGGCATGAAGATCAAGCCGATCGTTGTCCCCATGGAACCCGGCAACACGCAGCAGCCTGCGGCCTCGGACGCAGGCGATGACGCGCCCGCCCAGGTTCCCGCGGAAGCCGTCCAGCCCGCTACCGACGGGGCCGCGAAAACCGGAGCGGAGTAA